Proteins encoded by one window of Xiphias gladius isolate SHS-SW01 ecotype Sanya breed wild chromosome 15, ASM1685928v1, whole genome shotgun sequence:
- the spred2a gene encoding sprouty-related, EVH1 domain-containing protein 2 has protein sequence MSEDTRPDDDSYIVRVKAVVMTRDDSSGGWLAQDGCLSRVGVCRLLPTELLGRNTFLIHGERLKDKQVILECVLKKDLVYTKATPTFHHWKVDNKKCGLTFQSPADARAFDRGVRKALEDLTEGSTTSSSTLQNEAELGDDDVFTTATDSSSNSSQKREPAMHTLAPPNLCEPRRHHCILGPFYEQQHRPSDHYFLDQAVHMFPRHISFQVEEEEIVRINPRERAWLTGYEDYRHANSTRDKLTQSDNPDAYIHFTKSEPPKHDYIYPYPLSCDVQRGCEGKPGCLELGGGHRAVVTVQPRALQPKGKRRKEEGERSRCVYCQDMFNHEDNGRGRCQEAPDPIQTCIRRVSFMWCADSLLYHCMSDPEGDYSDPCSCDTSDERFCMRWTALVGLSLLAPCMCCYAPLRGCYRCGVACHCCGGKHKAVG, from the exons TGACAGCTACATTGTGCGCGTCAAAGCGGTGGTGATGACCAGGGACGATTCGAGCGGCGGCTGGTTGGCGCAGGACGGCTGCCTGAGCAGAGTGGGTGTGTGCAGGCTGCTGCCGACCGAACTGCTGGGACGCAACACTTTCCTCATCCACGGAGAACGCCTCAAAGACAAGCAG gtgATTCTGGAGTGTGTCTTAAAGAAAGATCTGGTCTACACGAAGGCCACGCCCACGTTCCACCACTGGAAGGTGGACAACAAAAAGTGCGGTCTGACCTTCCAGAGCCCGGCTGATGCCCGAGCTTTCGACCGCGGGGTGAGGAAGGCCCTGGAGGACCTGACAGAAG GCTCGACCACGTCCTCGTCGACGCTGCAGAACGAAGCAGAGCTCGGCGATGACGACGTCTTCACG ACCGCCACCGACAGCTCGTCCAACTCGTCCCAGAAGAGAGAGCCGGCGATGCACACGTTGGCCCCGCCCAACCTCTGCGAGCCCCGCCGGCACCACTGCATCCTGGGACCTTTCTATGAGCAGCAGCACCGGCCCTCTGATCACTACTTCCTAGACCAG GCGGTGCACATGTTTCCTCGTCACATCAGCTtccaggtggaggaggaggagatcgTACGTATCAACCCTCGCGAACGAGCCTGGCTCACCGGCTACGAGGACTACCGGCACGCCAACTCTACACGAGACAAACTCACCCAGTCCGACAACCCTGACGCCTACATACACTTCACCAAGAGCGAGCCGCCGAAACACGACTACATCTACCCGTACCCGCTGAGCTGCGACGTGCAGCGAGGCTGCGAAGGTAAACCGGGCTGCCTGGAGCTGGGCGGCGGCCACAGGGCGGTGGTGACGGTGCAGCCACGCGCCCTGCAGCCTAAAGGCAAACGGCGGAAGGAGGAAGGCGAGCGTTCGCGCTGCGTTTACTGTCAGGACATGTTCAATCATGAGGACAACGGGCGGGGGCGCTGCCAGGAGGCACCTGACCCAATCCAGACCTGCATCCGGCGGGTCAGCTTCATGTGGTGCGCGGACAGCCTGCTGTACCACTGCATGTCGGACCCGGAGGGGGATTACTCGGACCCGTGCTCCTGCGACACTAGCGACGAGCGCTTCTGTATGCGCTGGACGGCGCTGGTGGGTCTGTCACTGCTGGCACCCTGCATGTGCTGCTACGCCCCCCTCAGGGGGTGTTACCGCTGCGGCGTGGCCTGCCACTGCTGCGGTGGGAAACACAAAGCTGTGGGCTGA